One Glycine soja cultivar W05 chromosome 7, ASM419377v2, whole genome shotgun sequence genomic window, ctatagaagcaagcttcatgatgatgaatcaagttgattcaagtagttttgatgatgacaaagatcccaagagaatgatttcaagattgagtcaataagttcaagatcaaggttaatttcaagtttcatgagaagaaatcaagaagattcaagatttaAGAGAAGTTCaatattcaagattcaagaatcaagatcaagattcaagaatcaagagaagactcaatcaaggtaagtattaaaaagtttttcaaaacattgagttatacaagaatttttcacaaaatcattaccaaagagttttactctctggtaatcgattaccagaaggaagtaatcgattaccagtgtttttaaacgttaagatttcaaatttcaagagttacaacttgtgtttaaacattttcaacttgtgtaatcgattacacaatccttgtaatcgattaccagtgttttaaaacgttaagattttcaaaattcaaaatgaagagtcacatctgttgatgtgtaatcgattaccagtgactgttttcaaaaaactcatttccaaaagtcacaattcttcaagtgacttgtttctgaagattctttcaaaagtcacaacttttctaagtgactagttttcaaaagagtcacaacttttaaagtgactagttttttaAAAGAGTCATAACcttttaaagtgattagttttaaagaaattgccaagagtcataaactttaacttgagtcatcaaatgattataaatatgtgaccatggcatgaattttagAACAACTGTTTTTTAAcagattttttataattcatcttctcttcatctttctaaaagtttttgttcaaaactttctctttcaagaaaagttctttgttcaaaaacttgtgttattcatctttttcattctcttctccctttgccaaaaagaattcgacaaggactaaccgcctgattctttttgtgtctctcttctcccttttccaaaagaatgaaggactaaccgcctgaattcttttatgtctcccttctcccttttcaaagaattcaaaacgacacagtctgagaattcttttgattcttccctttcccttaaacaaaatatttcaaaggactaaccgcctaagatatcttttatttccccttcacaaagtttcaaaggactaaccgcctgagaactttgtcttaacacattggagggtacatcctttgtggtacaagtagagggtacatctacttgggttgttgtaactgagaataagagagggtacatctcttgtggatcagttcaagtggaggtaCATCCAcctggttgttcaaagagaacaagggagggtacatcccttgtggatctttgcttgtaaaagattttacaaggttgaaaataaatctcaaggaccgcagttcgcttggggactggatgtaggcacgggttgttgtcgaaccagtataaaaatattgtgtttgtcttcttctttcctacactttttaatttccgttgtgcgcttttacttttggttgagtttctatttatgttctttactttcttaacattatagtaaaagcctaattgaatctagtaattaagaaggataagtttttaattagtaaaggttcatcaataattaattcaaccccccttcttaattattccaaggccacttgatccaacaaatgccccgagtggttatccgtacaaacacaacatctgttgatcctgacccatgaGTCAGGTGATAGGCGGATATATCCAGCAGTTATCCGTACGCACATAGTTTTGCTACCCCGACCGTTGAGAAGTCAAGTAGCATGCAGAGATACCCAGCGGTTATCCATACACACAAAGATCTGTTACCCCGACCTATGAGAATCAGGTGACATGCAAAGACACCCAAGGGTTATCCGTACACACATTTATGCTACCCCAACCTGTGAGAAGTCAAGTAGCATGCATAGACGCCCTATACGGTAATCCGCACACATTTCCaagacaaaaatgtcttcagccattgcatgccttcaaaggcgacaatgcctCACACATTTCgaagaaaaaaatgtcttcAACCATTGCATGAattcaaaggcgacaatgtcctcacacatttcgaagacaaaaatgtcttcaatcattgcatgcttcaaaaggcgacaatgaccctcatttacatttcgaagacgacaatgtcttcagtcattgcatgccttcgaagggcgacaatgtcttcatttgcatttcgaagacgacaatgtcttcacctcaaaaacttcaatatccTTTTCCCCTGTGCTTCATAGGACTTGATGTCCTTTGTTTGtacgttttttttataaaaaaagttaaaatgaaaatgaaaatgaattaaacgagaaaagaaggaatttcAATGTCTTCATGCCGGTCGGGTAAAGATTCAGCTTGAACGAAATTaatatcttatctttacttcccttttatctccaataaaagataagtaacgagtggcaactgtcataccttaatttcctccagggaccattgtttgttggCACGtgaccttcgtttgaccaccttaaaatgtttaacacccttcgttgtggaatccgtaaagttccaggATGTTTCAGGAAGAAACTAGCTAAACACATGAAATCgggagtgtatttagtaaagtggggtgtgtgtaaataaattgttacactctaatttcatttGGGGATCATTGTTGATCActtcggaaggcttaacactcatcacggtggaatccgtaaagttccgtgagGTTTCgaaaagaaaacagccaaaaacacaaaaacaggggatgaacttatcaagataggggtgtaaatagaaattcgaatctaggcccttTCAGAACATCTTGGAAGCAGgcttgcttaaggaggaagcaactagATGGCAAGCTCCTTCCCGGTTTGTTGAAAAATGTCATCCGGGGCATCCGAGGCTTCGGTAATGCTTCcgcaaaatttttgaaaatcttaggttagcatatttcacttaatattggtgaaagggaagagaaaaaagcggaaaatcaagtcCGAAACACtcccgtaaggcttccgtaacttttctgtaaagtacgaaaaggggggtgaacttagtaattaagGTGCGCTCGGAAATCTTCCTCAAcaagcctctgggcggcaagcacctcctgttttccctataaataggggagggggctgtttcaaaaatgttcatgacccctaggctatgcatttcggctattttgggtgaaaaaaatgtgttttcatgaagaaaatccaagtcgaggtgcttccgtaacgcttctgagatGTTTCCATGAGCAAATCCATGAATAttttccgtcgttcttcaccgttcttcatctgttcttcgTTCTTTATTCGTTCTTCAACCGATAAGTGttcaaatccgagactttcaattcatttcttgttttgtttacttttattttcatttcgttcactttcggttttctcttcttccatttttaacgtgctttaaccgttaATTTAAGTTGTTATCTTgccaaataattgataaaatgaatttcaaccgatcatttgtgttgtaatctcgtttaaccactgttaaaatgaaatctaaccgattgtTCGCGTTGTAAcctagattaaataaaaaaaagacaaataataataaaataatcaaaatatctttgaataaaatcatcaaaatatatttgaataaaataataataaaaaatcaatcggacatttttctttgaaagtttctttgaattaattgacttataaccaaagtgaaactaatgctaaaatcaactcacaaatcaagctttgtttggaaaagtcacttaaaaccgttttaaggtccaacatcttaaacgatcctctttgcttttgttggttaaaatggaccattcaaagcataaaaccaacacataactttaccgcttctgcatgaactacgtaggtctgatttcctcatcgcaattgaggatacgtaggagcaaaagtcctgcttttgtcgaccaccctaagagatcgttaatggtccaacgccttaacgtttctctccttttaaaaaccaagagatcgttaatggtccaacgccttaacgtttctctcctttcaaaaccaagagatcgttaatggtccaacgccttaacgtttctctcctttccaaaaatcaaaagatcgtttaatggtccaacaccttaaacgaattttgtttggttaaaatatatcttgcgaaaaaagataaaaacaacttaaccaatgtttagttctgaaaaaactacgtaggtctgattttctcatcgcaattgaggaatacgtgggaacgagggaaacacccttgtcgaccacaccaaaattaaaaacataaaaagcataaaaacacaaaaagacataaaaagggaaaataaaacaaattgaagtcatgatattgcacatttaATCAAAGGCTATCGTCCCTTGTGGCtaacgcatggggtgctaataccttacccatgcgtaaatacaactctcgaacctttcacacttgaagttcgtagaccacatgttccggtttttccgacgttttcctcaaataaacattggtggcgactccgcacatttttctcccatggaagacgcacccatgagccctcgcgttgccctcccgtcgaagggttgGTTGTGACAATAAGTTTGCATAAAACTCCTTGACCTGGGCCACATCAATGTGGTTATCAAGCTGCCTGGTCAAGGCCTTGTGCCACCACCTCCTCTCGAGCTCCTTTCGAAACTCGTCGTACTGGGTGACATAGAGATCCACATTCATCTCAGGGAGGATGTTCCTAGAGTGGATGTTCTGCTCGTACCTCTCCTAAGCGACCTCTGATACAAATCTCGTGGTATCATATGGCTCTTGAGGTCAGGAAGTGGATGCTCTTCTCTTTCTGGaggccatctgcatcaaaaCAAGCACGAGAAAGGAAGTTAGACAGGTTTTATTGAAGACTgataacagaaaataaaataggaaaatGGACCGGGCGCTTAGCGAGGtagactcgcttagcgcgcctttaGAAAATAACATCATATGCTTAGCACGcagggctcgcttagcgcgacaacAGAAAAATAAAGACTCTAGCTAAGCGAGACACCCTCACTTAGCTGAAACAACACAGTGGCTAAGCGAGTATGGCTCGCTTAGTGCGACACACTACCTAGGCTTAGCGCTAGTGAGCGCTTAGCGGGAATCGACTACTGCAACATTAATAGCTTAGCGCTAGTGAGCAAgctcgctaagccttattcAAAAACAGAGAAGAAATTGTGCTTAACGAACACGACTCGCTTAGCACATGAACAAAATTACGCAAAACTAAACTGCATTGGGCTGAGCGAGATAGACTTGCTTAGCCTAGGCTTATTCATATTCAAAGGCAtggtggcttagcgagcgtGGCTCGCTTAGTCGCAACCAGAATACCAAAAGCCTCTATGACATCGGCCTAACTAAGCTTACTCGCTAAGTGCAGCATGTCGGCTTAGCAAGTCCATACGAACTTAGGAATTAAAAACTTGAAATTTAAAGGCTCGCTAAGTCGTAGTGCAGTAGCTTAGAGAGTTCATACAGAGATGTATAAATGTAAACAAaaatgatgaactcgcttagcgggaCAGGGCTCGCTTAGCAAGTACATTGAAATTTCTAGAAAAAATTGAGGCTTCGAAACCTCAACTCCCTAGCCACTTTCAGGCATAGGAAGCCTAAGGCACAACCCTGCAATCAACCTACATTACCTACTAAATTAAAGCCCTAACAACATACAATCTAAACAAGACACTAAGAAACTagaacatcaacaacatcaaaaTCACAGTGAAATTAAAATGTCTTATACCCTAGGGTTCACAAAATAAACTCAAAAATGACAAGGGATTGCAGCACTTACTTGGATTGCAGAGATGAGTGAGTGAATGTGAGGCAATGAGCAGAGAAATGGAAGAACAGTGCAAGAGAAATGCCAATGATTGCAAATGAGAGAAAGGGAAGTTATAAGATTGTGCAAATGGTAACTGCTTAAggcatttatgttttatttttggcaGTTTCGATCTACTCTCTAAGCACAAgtgactcgctaagcgagcactcAGTGACGTTTGAATTTTCAGGATTTAAactcatgcgcttagcgagaccaactcgcttagcccaattcgaAAAATAAGAAACCTGAgaggtttttgggcttagcgcacaggtGTGCGCTGAGCGAGTTATGCAACTCTTATTGGCCTGCAACTTTCGTTAAGTAGGACATGGCTCACTTATCGAATTAAATGCCTCATGATGCAGTAGAGGGGTCACGCTTAGCGAGATGGGCTCGCTTAGCGCTATGCCATTTTAGAGAGAGTTATGGGCTTAGCGGGTATGGTACACTTAGTCCAATAGCCATGAAAATCCAAGAAGAGAGCCTTCTACGCTTATCGCATAGACACGCTTAGCGAGAGACTATGTCGCGTTTAGCCCTATTCCATTAAATGCAATTCCAGAGAGGTTTCTGGGCTTAGCACGACTGTCTCACTTAGCGAGACCCCAACAACCAATGTTTGGGGGTTGCACGCTTGGCGAGAGATGCTACTCGTTCAGCATATAGAGTATGATTCACTTAGCGCATAGAGCGGGCTGAGCGAGGTGGATGactgaaaattttttctaagttctttcCTCATCCAATGCTTCAAATAAGCTTTTGGCCAACCCCTCTATCATACCAAACATGTTTAAAATCTTACTCTAGCAATCTCAATTAAGTCAAAACCTAACTACATGCAATGATGAACATAAAAATGATTGagaaaatcaagaaaaagctgggttgcctcccagtaagcgtttctttaacgtcactagcttgacgtATGGTACCTCTATGGGTCTTGTGAAACATTAGCTTTGGAAATCTGAGCTATGTCATTCTCAATCTCCTCCATCTTGGAATAGACATTTCGGTCAATTGAGTGTTTCACTGCATCAAACAAATTGAGGGTAACCTTCTAGTCATCCACACTCATCTCTAGATTACCCTTTCCCATATCAACCACACAATTGGCTATTAACATGAATGGATGACCTAAAATCAGTGGAATTTTAACATCCTCTTCAATGTCCATTTTCACAAAATCTGCGAGAAAGTGAATTGATGCACTTTGACCAACACGTCCTCCACTACACCATATGACCTTGTGATTGAGCGATCTGCCATCTGCAATGTCATTCTTATTGATAAGATTTCTAGCTCTCCAATCCTTCTGCACATGGATAAGGGCATCAAACTAATGCTAGCTCCTAAGTCAATAAGGGCTTTTCCAATTGACATAGCACCAATTGAGCAAGGGATTGTAACACTCCCTGGATCCTTATACTTTGGTGGAAGGATTCTCTGGATAACAACACTACAATTTCCCTCCACCACAACAATGTCACTGTGGATATATTTGCCTTTCTTGGTCAACAGATCTTTGAGAAACTTGGAGTAAAGCGACATCTATTGCAAGGCTTCTCCAAATGGAATAGTTATCTCCAATtacttgaagatatcaaggaaatgAGCAAAATGtcgttccttgtccttcttagATGGCACCAAAGGATATGGTGCTTCCTTTCCTGTACTTAGAACAACCTCCTTCTTTTACTCTCTGGCCAACTCACTCTTagtctttttctcttcctcaccatctctcttttttttcatttttttcttcctcctcttcatttaattttctctctttcaactGATCtccctcattttctttttctacctcATCTTTTAACTCCTTCTCCTCAATAGTCCTACTCTCATCCTTCACAATAGTCTCCCTCTTGCTTCTAGTCATGACAGCCTTACATTCTTTTATGGGATTTTTCTCTGTATTAGCTCCAAAACCTCCAGAAGAATTCCCAGAAATGCTTAGCTAGTTGTCCCACTTGGATCTCCAGTTTCTTGATGGCTGACTCAGTGCTCTTATGGTTAGACATTgaaacctgcataaactgagccAAAGTTTCTTCTAGCTTGGTGGTCCTCCCGTACAAGCTAGGCCCTTGATTCAGAGGTCTATTGGAAGGTCCTCCTTGATCTttattgaattgatttcctGGATGTGACCTCCATCCTTGCCCCTGATTTTGATTGAAATTTCCACCTTGCTAGTAACCTGAAAAACCACATGCATGAAATCCTTGTCTATTttgatttcccatgtaattTACTTCTTTTGCAACATCATCTTGGGGTATGCAATAGTCGAATTCATGAGCTCCTCCACAAATACTACAGCCTCCAACCTGCATGACAGCAAAATGAGAGGGCTGAGCCGCTTGTAACTGCGTTGGCAACTTGTTAAGTGTCTCGGTGAGTGATTCCAGCTGCTTAGCAAGCAgcttgttctgtgccaacaatgcatcttgtGAAGAAAGTTCTAACAGACTTCTCTTGGTGGGTATATGAATTCTATCACGCAAAATAGCATGATCACTAGCATCCATATTCTCAATGAGTTCCATTgcttcttcagtcttcaacttaATCTTTCCCCCCAGCAGAAGCGTCTAACAATTGCTTGGACTGCAGTCTCAAACcatcaatgaaaatattcaattgGATAGGCTCGAAGAATCCATGAGTAGGTGTCTTCCGCAGGAAACCACAGAATCGTTCAAGTGCTTCGCTCAAAGACTCATCTGGAAACTGATGGAATGAAGAGATTGTTGCCTTGCCCTCAACTGTCTTTGATTCCGGGAAGTACTTCTTCGAAAAAATTTCTACTACTTCTTCCCATGTCTTCAAGTTGTTCCCTTTGAAAGAATGCAGTCATCTCTTTGCTTCTCCAGCcaaagagaatgaaaacaagTTGAGTCTCACTGCATCTTCCGGCACCCTTGCAATTTTCACTTTATTGCAGATTTCTATGTATGTTGCAAGATGTGCATAAGGGTCTTCATTGGGCAGACCATGAAACATATTTCCTTGAATCAGCTGGATCAAGCAATATGGATATGTGATATTGTGTGCTTGGACTTTCGGCCGCACAATGCTTGTGAAAAATTGCGGCATGGTAGAGCTGGAGTAGTCCTCAAGAGTAACCCTCTATGGTTGCTCGTCCGCCATGATACGTGGTTCAGATGCACCAACTTCGGATTCCCTCAAGTCTGCTGGAAATGCTGAAGATGATTCGGATGAACGAGTTCCCTCGACACTTGGTTGTACTGTTCTCTCTTGTAAAGCTTTTCTCGTccttttttcattatttctcCTGCAAGTAGCTTTAATCTCCAAATCTAGTGGAGCTAAACCCCCTGTTGCAGAATTACCTCGCATATAAGAAGCAACTAAATAGAGCAGCAGTTAACCAAGTCAagagaaaaaattgaattctatctattcacaaaatcaatcaaagaataaagaataaatgttttcaaactgaattatATTCTCTAAGTGGAAGGAAATTCCCCAGCAacagcgccaaaaacttgttcactGGTCGGCAAATATACCGATtcacacaagtaatataaaacggtaagaccgagtatcaTATTCTCAGGGAATTTGTTTCACCTAGACCGTGTACATTCAGTATGGAAACACTTATATGGATTAAAAACAAGGTATATGTTGAGTTCTGTACTAGAAGATCTATTTgaacataaacaaaatatctaaagCTAAAAGAAGTGAAAACTATCAAGTTAAGAGTGTTGGGGCGTTCTACTGAGTTTCTCTTGATgtgtaaaatgtatttttccttattgaacgttatcctagtgttcttatgctgagaaACTACTCAAaccatgattcctcacatgaatGAGCTTAACTCTCTTTAGACTTTGgccttgatccctcaacaaacttgttctaaaagagttgcattaagattacaacataaaatgaactagatcactgcactctattcctagacatacaaatttctagcttgctctatttgattctcacaaataatatataaataaatagtaaatatttgattctcacaaataatatataaataatacgtACATTTTTTCATAGTGAAACATTTTCTGagagaaacaaaattttatattcattattttttcagtCTCTTTACATTCATGATTAGTAAGGTTTAGACAGAACATTCTTATTTCAATATTGACCCCTCGTATAATCATTATTTATATCAAGTAATAGttatatctaaaataatttcttatttaatccGATTAGAActaaattcttaattatttatttattaatacatatataagttttatgtctCTCATATCATACATTAATTCTAACTTAAGAAATAactgaaaaatttataaaaaagagaatTGATGCTACCAATTTAATAATGCAAAGGAATAGGTAACAAAAGCAACTAAACCAACTCCTCCTAAATTCTCACCCCCAAGAGGCATCTTTAGGGTGTATTTggtttacatttttattatctgttttcattttctgtttttattttctgaaaactattttcattttaaaaaaattagaattctgaaaacatgtttggcttgagttcttattttttgctttcaggaaataaaaacactgaagGAGAGAAGCGtgtgaaggaaagaaaaaaaatgtatttttagacgATTTtgggagaagaaggaaaaacgaaattgagaaaaaaaaaaaaaacagagacaaTATGAGTTTAGAAATTGACCTAacatttatctatttataaCTAGATACTCTTAGTctattatttatactattttttctttatttttattattttataaaaaagatctctattttatttcttaacaaataaataaataaaatatattttttattttctctcaaatcattattttaattaataaaattatttctccttatttatttaattataaaaatttcatcatttttttaaactctatttatttataaataaaaatactctttaatttatttaaaaaaataaaatgttacacacataattattattaacaatttataatcattttattaatttcattctagATCAAATAAATACCATACATTCATATTATaactaataaaatgataaaattcaattatattcAAGCAAATACATAACTACATCTCCTGACTATGTCCATCTGGAAAGACATTCCTTGGGAATTTTTGGGTGATTTGCCGTTTCTGACTGAATGAAGATTCCACGTACCACCTCATACCTCAGGGTCAAAAAAGTTAGATTTTTCCCACCCATGGTGAAGAATTACTGAAACGCCTTTATAACATGGAGCGAAGCAACTCTGTGCAATAGTAAGGGTAGTGCCAACAAATATAAGAGTATACCAACCAAACAGAGAAAAGTTCTGTTATCACCTCTGGTTTCAACCATGCCTGCCTTGAGCTTCACACCTTCGTTAAGGTtagttagtatatatatatatatgctcttttccaataaccttgtttGAAGATTTTTTAACTTACCATTTTAACATTTATTAGATTCTTTACTCGCACATCTTGGTATCTATTTTATCCctattctttctatttttaacaaattggACATTTTTTTGTTGAGTTGAATTGGGTTTTCTATTAGACTCTGCCTTGAGCTCTATCCTGCGTTTCTAGCAAAAGActaacttttctttttcctttaatgATTGTGCTTATTTACTTAGGGACCAGGTGGTGAATGTATTCAAGGAATTGCAGGAGATCCTCTTCAAATTCTTAACATTGCTGATTGCTTTGGTTTCAGTAAAAAACAGTGAGTCAGGAAAGCTTTTGTTTACAGAACAGCACAAGCTAATGATGTATCTGATTTTAACCATTGTCTTATACTTCTTCTGTGCTACCATTGGGACGATATTTCTGATATACAAGGGAAGCCTTCTTCGACTCATAATTTGGGTCATGCTTATTGTGGGAGCTGTTGTTTCAGTTCTGGCTTTGAACTTCGTCTCAACCATCGTTTCTTGGATCACTTTGGCCATGTGGCTTGGAATATTCGCAGTGGTTGCCTACGACTATGGTGTTCCTCAAAAGATCAAGAATTGGATTAAGGATCCATGACACTGAGTTGATTAATTAAGGTTGTTGCCTCTGCGAAGATATGGTGTGTTCACATATGGTAATAGACTTTCCCATTTAAGCGTCCGGTGCCCTGTGCCTGTTATGTTGTTCTGTGTTTTAG contains:
- the LOC114420471 gene encoding uncharacterized protein LOC114420471, which translates into the protein MSLYSKFLKDLLTKKGKYIHSDIVVVEGNCSVVIQRILPPKYKDPGSVTIPCSIGAMSIGKALIDLGASISLMPLSMCRRIGELEILSIRMTLQMADRSITRSYGVVEDVLVKVHQFTFSQIL